CTGGGTATATGCGCCGTGTTCGCCGCCGTTACCATGATTTCGAGGCAGAAGTCAAAGGAAGAGAAGAAAAGGACAGTCGAGCAGAGGGAGCCCTCCCGGTTCGCTTCGCTTTACGACAGCATACTGATCGCGACCGACGGGAGCGAGACCAGCAATCTGGCCGTACGCAAGGGATTGGACATAGCCAGGATCAATGTTTCTAAGGTGACGGCGCTTTTTGTCTTCGATACGGAATACTATGCCTCGGCGACGGGAAACGTCCCATCGGCGGAGGACATCAAAAGTCTCAGCAACAAGGTGTCGAAGGACGCCATCGATTATGTGCTCAGAGAGGCGGCCGAAAGAGACATCGAGGTCGTGCCGAAGATAGTGGTGGGACACCCGGCGGAAGCCATAGTGGACGAATCGGTCAATCATAGCCTGGTAGTATGCGGCTCGGTGGGACGTACCAGCGTTTCGAGGGTCCTTTTGGGAAGCGTGGCTGAGAGAGTCGCAAGGATGGCCGCATGCCCAGTCCTAATATGCCGTAAGACCCAGTAAATACAAAACATCCTGGAAGGCCCACGGGCCTCGGGATTTTTCAAACCACTTCCCGTTTTATTATATTGATATATTTATAAAAATAATTGAACGATAATGTTTAGGTTGCCGGCTCCGTTTTCACAGAACAATAAACGAATGCCATTCAGTCATTAAAAATTCAAGCGTATTTGCAAGTTCGACCGCCTTTTAGGCGAGATAAGTTATGAGATGGCGGGCCTGAAGGGATTCGAACCCTTGGCCGTTCGATTAAGAGTCGAACGCTCTACCTAGCTGAGCTACAGGCCCCTGCGAAACCTCTACAACCTGTTTTCATTAATAAACCTGTCTGTTTTTATCCTCCAGATAATAGAAGAAACCAGGTGATTGTACAAATGAATATAACCGAATTCACCTATAACGTGCCAAGATGACGCAGCTCAAAGTGAGGGATCTCATGACGACGCAGGTCGTCACGCTCAAACCGGGAGACACCGTCAAGCGCGCGACCATCAAATTCGCCGTCGACAATATCTCAGGCGCTCCTGTGGTCGACAACAGGAACCACCTTGTGGGTATAATCAGTGAGGACGATATCCTCAACCTCATTGTCAGACGCCAGGAGAAGATGGGGACAGGGGGCGGGAAAATGCTTTCCTATCCCATGGACTCCGAGATCGAGAACGTAGCTCTCCAGGACGCGGCCGACGAGGTCTCCAACACAAAGGTGGAGGACATAATGACCCGCAGCGTTCTGACCACGACCCCCGACGCGGTCATCGTGGACGTGCTCAAGGCGATGCTCGAGAGGAAGATCAACCGTGTCCCGGTACTGGAGAAAGGCGTCCTCGTAGGGATAATTTCCAGAGGGGACATAGTGTTCCACATTTACAAAAAAAAGGTCTGAGGGCATAAAGGATGGGATTATTCGAAGCGCATGTTCTGGCCAGTGGCAGCGACGGAAACTGTACTATCATAGAGTCGGACGGCGAGGCGATCATGATAGATGCGGGCATCAGTTGCCGCAGGATAATGGCGCTGATGGACCAGGAGGGCGTAGACCCGACGTCCATCAAGGCGATGCTGCTTACCCACGAGCACAGCGACCACGTCTCCGGCGCGGGGGCGACCGCCAGGAAGCTCGACATCCCGGTATACTGCAACAGGCCGACCTTCGAATCCTGTACTTTAGGCCAGATAGACTTCCGTCAGATATCGACCGGAACGCCGTTCGATCTGTGCGGCATGAGGATAACTCCGCTTCCGACATCTCACAACGCGGCAGAACCCAACGCATTCATGACCGAGATCGATGGCACAAGGATCCTTGTGGCGACCGACACGGGCAAGCTGACCTATCAGGTGGAGCACGCGCTGTCGATGTCGGACCTGGCAATAATCGAGTCGAACTATGACAGCCGCATGCTGACCGACGGGCCGTATCCGCCGAGCCTCAAAAGGCTTATCGGCAGCGATATCGGGCATCTTTCGAACGTAGCCTGCGCCAACGCGATAATGCGTACGAAACGGGAGGGGCGCAAAGTATTCCTGGCTCATCTGAGCAAAACCAACAACACGCCCGACACGGCCCGCGACACGGTGTCCCGGATCATCGGCGAGAAACGTCTCAACATAGACTGCCTGGAGTTCCCCGGCGATACAAGGACCATCAGGGCGAAGGCCTGACAAGTACGGCCCTGCTCCTCGATATCAGTGCATCGGCCATGCTTTTGGGCATGGTCACAAGGTCTTCCTTCTTCAGATCATAGTCGCGGTCGGGACCCGCGAACACGGGCAGGTCTTCCAAGACCCTTATGAGAACATAATCCGGCTCTTCGTGCTCCTCGTCTGCGAACACGGCCGGCTCGGGCGACGATATTATCTCCTCGGTTTCGGAGAAGTCCTCGGGCCCGTCGTCGAAGACCGGTATGTCTTTGAGGGTCTGCGGTTCAGGGGCCCTCGGGACAGGCGGTCTGACCTCC
The DNA window shown above is from Methanomassiliicoccaceae archaeon and carries:
- a CDS encoding CBS domain-containing protein; this translates as MTQLKVRDLMTTQVVTLKPGDTVKRATIKFAVDNISGAPVVDNRNHLVGIISEDDILNLIVRRQEKMGTGGGKMLSYPMDSEIENVALQDAADEVSNTKVEDIMTRSVLTTTPDAVIVDVLKAMLERKINRVPVLEKGVLVGIISRGDIVFHIYKKKV
- a CDS encoding MBL fold metallo-hydrolase — its product is MGLFEAHVLASGSDGNCTIIESDGEAIMIDAGISCRRIMALMDQEGVDPTSIKAMLLTHEHSDHVSGAGATARKLDIPVYCNRPTFESCTLGQIDFRQISTGTPFDLCGMRITPLPTSHNAAEPNAFMTEIDGTRILVATDTGKLTYQVEHALSMSDLAIIESNYDSRMLTDGPYPPSLKRLIGSDIGHLSNVACANAIMRTKREGRKVFLAHLSKTNNTPDTARDTVSRIIGEKRLNIDCLEFPGDTRTIRAKA